Within Streptomyces sp. SS1-1, the genomic segment CGAGCAGATCCTCCGGGGTGCCGTCGACCACGGGGGTGCTGTTGAGGAGCTCCACCAGGGTGTCCTGCTCCATGCGTCCGCCTCCTCACCTGTCCGTTCGCCCTGCGCAGGCTACAGCCTGCCTCCGTCCAGCCATCCTAACTCTTAAAAGTGTGTTGACAGGTTAGGTCGGTCGTGGTCGACTGTGTGTGTAACCAGCGAACGGCTCTAGAGGGGTTAGAAGCATGGAGTACGCAGTGCACCACCGCACCGTCACCGTCGACGGCCTGGAGGTCTTCTACCGGGAGGCCGGCGACCCCGGCGCCCCCACCGTCGTCCTGCTGCACGGCTTCCCGACCAGCTCGCACATGTTCCGCGGCCTGATCCCGGCGCTCGCCGACCGCTACCACGTCATCGCCCCGGACCACATCGGCTTCGGCCGGTCTGCCGTGCCGGCCCTCCAGGACTTCCCGTACACCTTCGACGCGCTCACCGACATCACCGAGGGGCTGCTGCGGCGGCTGGGCGTCGAGCGGTTCGCGATGTACGTGATGGACTACGGCGCGCCCATCGGCTGGCGCCTCGCCCTGCGCGGCCCCGACCGGATCACCGCGATCGTCACCCAGAACGGCAACGCCTACGAGGAGGGGCTCGTCCCGGAGTTCTGGAAGGACGTCTTCGCCTACGGCGAGCACCCCGGCCCCGACACCGAGGCCCCCATGCGGACCGCCCTCACCCCGGAGGGCGTGCGCTGGCAGTACCTCACCGGCGTCCCGGACCCGAGCCTCGTCAGCCCCGACGCCTGGACCCACGACCTGGCCCTGCTGGACCGCCCCGGCAACGACCTGATCCAGCTGCGGCTGTTCCGCGACTACCCGACCAACGTGGCCCTCTACCCGAAGGTCCACCAGTGCTTCCGCGACAGCCAGGTCCCGCTGCTCGCGGTCTGGGGGGCCAACGACCCGATCTTCGGCCCGGCCGGCGCGGAGGCGTTCCGGCAGGACCTGCCCGACGCCGAGGTCCGTCTGCTGGACACCGGGCACTTCGCCCTGGAGTCGCACCTGGGCACCATCGCCGGGGCCATGCGCGACTTCCTCGGCCGCGTCCTGGTCTGACCCCACGCACCGCACCGCGGCACAAGGAGAGGAGGCGGTCCGGATGAACGCGTCGGGCTTCCATGAGGGGGAGCGCGCCGTCCAGGCGCGGGCGGGGGCCACGGAGGAGGCGGCCCGGCTGCACGGCATGCTGCGGCCGCCGTGGCTGGGCGGGGGGCTGCGCGCGGCCCTCGCGGCACGGACCTTCGCCGTCCTCACCGCCCGCGACCGGGACGGGGCGCTGTGGATCTCCCCCCTCACCGGTGAGCCGGGCTTCCTGGACGGGGACGGCACCACCCTCACCGTGGCCGCCGCACCCCGGGCCGGTGACCCGCTGCACGCCCTGCCCGTTCCGCAGCCCGCCGGGCTCCTCGCGATCGACCTTGGTCTCCGGCGCCGTATCCGGGTCAACGGCCGGCTGACGGACGGCACGGACGGCGCCCTGACCATCGAGGCCGAGCAGGCGTTCGGCAACTGCCCCGCCTACATCCGCCCCCGCCTCCTCGCCCCGGACGCCACCGCCCCGGCGGGCGCGTCGGCTCCTACGGCCGTCCGGGCCGGGCTGGACGACCGGGACCGTGCGCTGATCGAGGGCGCCGACACCTTCTTCCTCGGCACGACGCACCCCGACCGGGGCACCGACGCCTCCCACAAGGGCGGCGCGCCCGGCTTCGTACGCGTCGAGGGCGGGGAGCTCTGGTGGCCCGACTACGCCGGGAACAACCTCTTCACCAGCCTCGGCAACCTCACCGTCGACCCGGCCGCGGCCCTGCTGTTCCTCGACTTCACGACCGGCCGCACCCTGCACCTCAGCGGTGAGGCCACGGTGGAGTGGCGGGACCCGGCGGCCGCCGGGGACGAGGGCGGCACCGGGCGCCGGGTCCGGTTCCGGCCCCGGCGGGTGCGCGGGAGCCGCATCCCGCTGCGTGAGGCGGCTCCCGTCCCGTGATCGACATGAGCGCGGGCGCCGGACCGTCTTGACTGGTACCGGAAGGAGCGTCCGGATGCCCTCACTGCTGTCGGTCAACGTGGGACTGCCCCAGGACGTGCCCTGGCAGGGCCGGACCGTCCGCACGGGCGTGTGGAAGCACTCCGTGTCCGGCCCGGTCATGGCCCGCCGGCTGAACCTCGACGGCGACGGCCAGGGTGACACCCAGGGGCACGGCGGGGAGCAGCGCGCGGTGCTCGTCTACCAGATCGACTCCTACCGGTACTGGCAGCGGCACCTCGGACGGGACGACTTCGTCCCCGGGCAGTTCGGGGAGAACCTCACCGTCGACGGCCTGCCCGACGACGAGGTGTGCATCGGCGACCGGTACCGGATCGGGGAGGCGGAGTTCGAGGTCACCCAGCCCCGGGTGACCTGCTATCGCGTGGGGCTGCGGATGGGCGTGCCCGAGATGCCCGCGCTGCTCGTCGCCCACCACCGGCCCGGCTTCTACCTGCGGGTCGTCCGCGAGGGGCTGATCCGGGCCGGCGACCCGATCGTCCGGACCCGGACCGGCCCCGGCGCGCTGACCGTCGCCGACACCGACGCCCTGCTCTATCTCCCCGGACGGGACCCGGCCCTGCTGCGGCGGGCGCTCGCCATCCCCGCGCTCAGCCCCGGCTGGCAGGGTTCCTTCCGCGACCTGCTGGCGGCGCAGGACGGGGAGCCCGCCGCCGACGCGCCCGCCTGGGAGGGGTTCCGGTCCCTGCGCGTGTCCGCCGTGACCGCCGAGACGGACACGGTCGTCTCCCTCCACCTGACGTCGGCCGACGGGACACCGCTGCCCGACGCCCGCGCCGGCCAGTACCTCACCGTGCGGGTCCCGGGCACCGCGCGGCCGGCACCGATCCGCAGCTACTCGCTCTCCGCGGTCCCCGGCGCCGACGGCTACCGCATCAGCGTCAAGCACGAACCGCACGGCACCGCCAGCGGCTATCTGACGACGGCGCTGCGGCCCGGAGCCGTCCTCGAGGCCGCGGCGCCGCGCGGCGACTTCGTCCTGGACGCCGGTACGGAACCGGTGCTCCTCGTCTCCGCCGGGATCGGCGTCACCCCCGTCCTGGGCATGCTCCACGAACTCGCCGCCCGCTCCCCGGACCGGGACGTCTGGTGGCTGCACGGCGCCCGCGGCCCGCGCGAGCACCCCCTGGCCGCCGAGGCCCACGCCGTACTGGGCTCCCTGCCGCACGCACACGAGCACGTCTTCTACAGCGCGGCCACCCCCGAGGAGCGGGACAGGGCCCACGCGGCCCCCGGACGCCTCACCCCGGACGCCGTCCGGGCCCTGGGGGTGCCGCCCGAGGCGAGCGCCTACGTGTGCGGGCCCGCCTCCTTCATGACGGACATGCGGCGGGCGCTCACCGACGCCGGTATCGACCCCGCCCGCGTCCACACCGAGCTGTTCGCGACCCTGCCTCCCCTCACGCCCGGCCTGACCGGGACCGGGGCGCCGGCCCCGCACCCGCCGCCCGGCCCGCCCGGCACCGGTCCACGGGTCACCTTCGCCCGCAGCGGGGTGACGGCACCGTTCCCCGACGGCGCGCACAGCCTGCTCGACCTCGCCGACGCCTGCGACGTACCGGCCCGCTGGAGCTGCCGTACCGGGGTGTGCCACACCTGTGTCACCCCGGTCCTGTCGGGCGAGGTCGGCTACGCGCCCGCGCCCCTGGAGCCGCCGCCGGCCGGACAGGCCCTCATCTGCTGCTCCCGGCCGCGCACCGACGTCGTCCTGGACATGTGACTCAGGCCGGATCGGCGCGCAGCGGGACGAGCTCCGCGTTCAGCTCGCGCAGGAACCGCACGACGACGGCCAGTTCGTCGGGGGAGAAGCGGCTCAGGGCCGTGTCGGTGCGCTCCGCGAGCGGGCGGAAGTAGTCCCGGGCGACGGCCCTGGCCGGCTCGGCGTAGTGCAGGTGCACCACCCGGCGGTCGTCCGCCGCCCGGACGCGGTGGATGTGCCCAGCCCGCTCCAGACGGTCGAGGCACGCCGTGACGGCACCGGACGTCAGGTTGAGCTGCCGGCGGAGCCGCCCGGGGGTCATCGGACCGGCCTCGGGGTCGGCGTCGAGGATCGCGATGAGCGCCTGCATGTCGGTCAGGTGCAGTCCCTGCGCCTGGGCGAACTCCTGCGTGATGCGGTTGAACTCGCTGTTCATCCGGCGCAGAAGAACGGCGAACGACTGCAACCCTGTCGGGTCGTCCGCCGGAACAGTGGGGGAGGGCACCTCTGGACCGCTCATGAGTGCAGTATAAGATCACTCAATGAGTGAGATACTTTGCCATTGAGTTAACTTGACTACCGCATGGGATGCTCATGAGAACCGCACCGCGCTGGGCCCGGTGGCTCGTCCCCGTCGTCCTGCTGCTCGTCTGGCTGGGCGTCGGCGGAGCGCTCGGACCCTACGCAGGCAAGCTCGGCGAGGTCGCCACCAACGACCAGGCCGCCTTCCTGCCCCAGAGTGCCGAGTCCACCCAGGTGCTGAAGGCGCGGGAGGCCTTCGACCAGTCCGAGACGCTGCCCGCGATCGTCGTCTGGACGGCGGACGGCGAGAAGGTGTCCGAGGCCGAGCGGGCCGAGGCCACCCGGGCCGTCGCCGCGCTCGCCGGCGAGCCCGGCATCGTGGGCCGGCCGTCGCCCGCGCTGCCCTCCGACGACGGTGAGGCGCTGCAGGCCGTCGTCCAGCTCAGGCCCGACCTCGGCGACGACCTGGAGCCCACCCTCGACGCGGTCCGCGCCGCCGCCGGCAGCGTGTCCGGCACCACGGCGCAGATCGCCGGCCCGGCCGCCAGCCAGGCCGACCTGTCGGACGCCTTCGCGGGCATCGACGGGCTGCTCCTCGGCGTGGCCCTCGGCGCCGTACTGGTGATCCTGCTGCTGGTCTACCGCAGTGTGCTGCTGCCACTGCTGATCATCCTGGGCTCCGTCTTCGCCCTCGCGCTCGCCTGCGCCGTCGTCTACGTCCTGGCCGACCACGACGTCGTCCGCGTCGACGGACAGGTGCAGGGCATCCTCTCCATCCTGGTGATCGGCGCCGCCACCGACTACGCCCTCCTGCTGGCCGCCCGCTTCCGGGAGGAACTGGCCCGCGGCGGTGACCGGGCCGCCGCCGCGCTCGCCGCGGTGCGCCGCTCCTTCGGCGCCATCACCGCCAGCGCGGCCACCGTCGCGCTCGGCCTGCTCGCGCTCCTCGCCAGCGACCTCACCAACAACCGCGCGCTCGGACCCGTCGGCGCCATCGGCATCGTGTGCGCCGTCCTGTCCACGCTCACGTTCCTGCCGGCCGTGCTCGCCCTCCTCGGGCGCGCCGCCTACTGGCCGTCGAAGCCGCAGCCGGCCGAGGAGTCGGCGCAGGGCCGCGGCGTGTGGCGCCGGGTCGCCGCCACGGTGGCCGGCAGGCCCCGCCGCACCTGGGTGGTGACCGCCCTCGTCCTCGGCGTCTTCGCGGTCTTCTCGCCCCAGCTGTCCTCCAAGGGCGTGCCGCTCGACGAGATCTTCGTCAACGACGCCCCGTCGGTGTCCGCCCAGCGCACGCTCGGCGAGCACTTCCCCGGCGGCTCCGGCAACCCGGCCGTCATCATCGCCTCGGCCGACCGCGTCGACGAGGTGACCGCCGCCGCCGAGGACACCGAGGGCGTGGCGTCCGCCGGCGCCGTCTCGAAGTCCGGCCGGCCCGGCGGCGGGGAGCCCCTCGTCGTCGACGGACGCGTCCGCGTCGACGCCACGCTGAAGGCCGCCGCCGACAGCGACGCCGCCAAGGCGGCCGTCGAGCGGCTGCGCGCGGAGGTGCACGCGATCCCCGGCGCCGACGCCCTGGTCGGCGGCTACACGGCCCAGCAGTACGACACCCAGGAGACCGCCGCCCGCGACCGTACGGTCATCGTGCCGGTCGTCCTCGTGATCATCCTGCTGATCCTGATGCTCCTGCTGCGCTCCCTGCTGGTCCCGGTGCTGCTCGTCGCGACCGTCGCCCTGAACTTCCTGGCGACGCTCGGGGTGTCCACGCTCGTCTTCGAGCATCTGCTCGGCTTCAGCGGCACGGACGCCTCGGTCCCGCTGTACGGCTTCGTCTTCCTGGTCGCGCTCGGCGTGGACTACAACATCTTCCTGATGTCCCGGGTCCGCGAGGAGGCGCTGCTCCACGGCCACCGGGAGGGCGTGCTGCGCGGCCTGACCACCACCGGAGGCGTGATCACCTCGGCGGGCGTGGTGCTCGCCGCGACCTTCGCGGCCCTCATGGTGATCCCGCTCGCGTTCCTCGTGCAGATCGCGTTCATCGTCGCCTTCGGCGTCCTGCTGGACACGCTCGTGGTCCGCTCCCTGCTGGTCCCCGCGCTGATGATCGACATCGGGCGGCGGGCGTGGTGGCCCAGCTCCCTGGCACGGCGCGAGCCCGAACCGGTGGAAGCGGCGGTCGAGGAAACGGTGTGACAGCGGGCGGGGGCTCCTCCGGACAGCCGGGGAGCCCCCGCCCTCTTCCGTACCGCCCTTGTGCCGGCGGCATACGCTCTTGCCCATGACGCAAGACGACGACGGCGACCTCGACACCCTGGTCCGCAGACGCATCCGCGCCCTCCGCGTGGCCCAGGGCTGGTCCCTGGAGGATCTGGCCACCCGCGCCCGGGTCAGTCAGTCCACGCTCAGCCGGATCGAGAACGGGCAGCGCCGGCTCGCGCTGGACCAGCTCGTCACCCTCGCCCGGGCCCTGGACACCACCCTCGACCAGCTCGTGGAGACCGCCACCGACGACGTGATCGTCAACCCCACGGTGGACGCGGCCCACGCCCAGAAGCGCTGGCCCGTCCGGGCGGAACCGGGCATGACCGTCATCCGCCGGCGCCTGACCGGCCCCCCGCCCGACAACCCGGCGCGGATGCGCGCGCACCCGGGCCGCGAATGGCTCGTCGTCCTCTCCGGCACCGCCGTCCTGCTCCTCGGCAACCGCCGGCTGCGCGTCGAGACCGACCAGGCGGCCGAGTTCCCCACGATGCTCCCGCACGCCATCGGCGCCGAGGGCGGCCCCTGCGAGATCCTCGGCATCTTCGACCGCGACGCCCGCCGCGGCCACCAGCGCGGCCGGGACACACGCCCCGCGCCCTGACCTCTTGCGCCCCGCGCATACGGACGGCCCAGCGCCTTGCGCATCCCGGCACGCGGACCGTCCCCCGCGCCGCCCGCACCTAGCGTGAGGCCATGAGCCACACCCACCACCACACCGGCGACCTGGCGGAGATCCTCGACCTGGACGCCGACGTCATGGCCCGGCACACCGCGTCCATCGCCGCATGGCTGCCCGTCGAGACCGCCCCCCGGCAGATCCTCGACCTCGGCTGCGGCACCGGAGCCGGCACCCTCACCCTGCTGGAACGCTTCCCCACGGCCCGTGTCACGGCCGTCGACGCCTCCGCCACACACCTGGACCGGCTGCGCGAGCACGCCGCCGCGGCCGGGGCGGCCGACCGCGTCCGCCTCGTCCAGGCGGACCTCGACGCCCCGTCGTGGCCCGGCCTGGACACCCCCGACCTCGTGTGGGCGTCCGCCTCGCTGCACCACCTCGCCGACCCCGACGGCGCCCTGCGCCGGGTGCGCGAACTGCTCGCCCCCGGAGGGCTGTTCGCGGTCGTCGAACTGGCCGGCTTCCCCCGGTTCCTGCCGCCGGAGGCCCCGGCGGACGCGCCCGGCCTGGAGGAGCGGTGCCATGCGGCCGGGGACCACCGGCACGCGGACCACGTCCCCCACCGCGGGGCCGACTGGGGCGACAAGCTGACGCGGGCCGGCTTCACCGTCGCCGGACAGCGCACCGTCGACGTGGAGATCGGCCCGCCCGCCCCCGAGCCCGTACGCCGTTACGCCCTCGCGGGCTGGACCCGGATGCGCGGCAACGCGGCCGCCACGCTGGACGCCCGGGACCTGGCCGCGTTCGACGCCCTCCTCGACCCCACAGGTCCCGACGGCCTGCTGCACCGGCCCGACCTGACGCTGCGCACCCGACGCGAGGTGTGGGCGGCCCGCCGCCCCTGAAGCACGGGTACAGTTCCCCGGCCGCGGAAAGGAGCCGGGATGAACGGGCCGACGGAACTGTACGGTCTCGCCGCCGGTCTGGTGATCGCGCTCGTCACCGCGCCGGTCGGGGTGTCGGGCGCCGTGTTCCTGCTCCCCGTGCAGCTCAGCGTGTTCGGCGTGCCCAGTCCCGCGGTCACGCCGACGAACCTGCTCTACAACGTGGTCGCGGGCCCCGGCGCCCTCCTGCGGCACCTGCGGGAGGGCACCCTCGCCGGTCCCCTGGTCCGGCTGCTGGTGCTCGGCACCCTGCCCGGCGTGGTCATCGGCGCCGTCGTCCGGGTCTTCGCCGTCCCCGGCGCCACCGCGTTCCGGTTCCTGGTGGCCGGGCTGCTCACCCCGCTGGGCCTGTGGCTCGTCGCGCGCACCCTGCGGCCCGCCCGGACACCCCGGCGCGCGGAGCCGTCACCGCGCGCCGTCGTCACGCTGGCCCTGGCGGTCGGCGTCGTCGGCGGGATCTACGGCATCGGCGGCGGCTCCCTGCTCGGACCGATCCTCGTGGGCCGCGGCATGCGGGTCGCCGTGGTCGCCCCGGCCGCCCTCGCGTCCACGTTCGCCACCTCGGTGGTCGGCGCGGCGGCCTTCGCCGTGCTGGCGCTCACCGGCTCGGGCGATGTCGCCCCCGACTGGTCCCTCGGCCTGGCCTGCGGCGTCGGCGGACTCATCGGCGGCTACCTCGGCGCCCGCCTCCAGCCCCGGCTGCCGGAACGGGCGCTGCGGCTGCTCCTCGGCGCCCTGGCCGCCGGCGTCGGGGCCCTCTACGTGGTGCGCGCTCTGGGCTGAGCGGACGCGCGCCGGCCCGGCGCGCCCGACGGGCACGCGCCGGGCCGGCCGCGTCACCCGGCGATCGGCTTCGTCCGCTCGTACGGGATCCGCTCGCCGGCCTCGACCGGCACCGGCAGCCGGTACTCGGCGGGCGGCAGCGGGCAGGTCGCCAGATCGGTGTAGGCGCACGGCAGGTTGGTGGCCCGGTTGAAGTCGAGGGTCACCGTGCCGTCGGCGGCCGGCGCGTCGATGCTCAGGGAGCGGTTGGCGGCGTAGGTGGTCACCCCGGACGTCGCGTCGGTGAACAGCACCTGGAGGCTGCCCGGCGTGTGCCCGTTGAACGCGGTCAGCCGCAGCGGCGTGCCGTCGATGCGGAAGCTGATCTCGCCCGGCGCGTCGTACACGTGCTGCAGCCCTTCGACGGCCGCGCCCACCGTGGTCGGCCGGGGCTCCGCGAAGGGCGTGTACGTGCCGGTGACGACCCAGCGCGGATGCGGCGCGTACGCCGGTGTCCCGGCGAAGCGCGTGCGCAGCGGGTTCTCCGGGTGCCGGGGCCGGATGAGGTCCTGTCCGCCGCGCTTGGCGACCTCGATCACGGCGTCGCCCCACACGGCCTCGACGCCGCCGCGCTCCGGGATCACTCCGAAGGTGTGCCGTCCGCGCACGGGCGTGCCGTCGACTACCAGTTCCTCTCCCTCGGCGAGGTCGACACCCACCCCTTCGCCGTCCGTCCACCAGGCGCCCGGCGCGTCCGGGAAGCGCCGCGGCTCGGTGTCCAGCCAGTGCAGGCCGGTGATGGCGAGGAAGCCGTGCTCCCGGGCGAGGGAGGCGTCCTTGTGCCGGTGCCACTCCTCCCACGCGGAGGTGAAGGCGGCGAGGTCGGTGACGGTGTCCTGGACGGTCATGCGTGCTCCTGGGAGAGAGGTGACGGGGCGGGTCGGGCGGTGGTGCGGGCGGCGGGCGGCAGCAGTTCCCGGACGAGTCCGGCGACCTGGTCCGTCTCGATGAGGAACCCGTCGTGCCCGTACGGCGACTCGATCACCCGCGCGGTGTCCGCGCCGGGGATGCCCGCCGCCAACTCGGCCTGCTGCGACGGCGGGTAGAGGCGGTCCGAGTCGACCGCCGCGACCAGGGTCCGGGCGCGCACCCGGCGCAGGGCGGCGCGCGCCCCGCCCCGGCCGCGGCCCACGTCGTGACTGTTCATGGCCTCGGACAGGACGACGTAACTGCCCGCGTCGAAGCGGCGGACCAGCTTGGCCGCGTGATGGTCCAGATACGACTCGACCTGGTACCGGCCGCCGTCCCACGGGTCCTCCGCTCCCTGCGGCGTACGGCCGAAGCGCGACCGGAGTTCGGGCTCGCTGCGATAGGTCACATGGGCGATCCGCCGGGCCTGGCCCAGACCGGCGTCGGGGCCCGTACCGGTGTGGTGGTAGTGGCCGCCCCGCCACGCCGGGTCGGAGCGGATGGCGTGCGTCTGGACGCCGGCCCAGGCGATCTGCTCGGCGCTCGCCGCCGCCGTCGTGGCGATCAGCAGCAGCGCGTCGGTGCGTTCCGGGTGGGTGACCGCCCACTCCAGTGCCCGCATGCCGCCCATGGAGCCGCCCAGCACGAGCGCCCAGCGTTCGACGCCGAGCGCGTCCGCGAGCCCCACCTCGGCGGCCACCTGGTCGCGTTGGGTCAGGAACGGGAAGTCGCCGCCCCAGGGCCGGCCGGACGGCCCCGGCGACGAGGGGCCCGTGCTGCCCTGGCAGCCGCCGAGCACGTTCGGCGCCACGACGAAGTAGCGGTCCGTGTCGAGCGCGCGCCCCGGCCCGATGAGCGCGTCCCACCAGCCCGCCGTGGGATGCCCCGGCCCGGCGGGACCCGCCGCGTGGGAGTCGCCGGTGAGGGCGTGCAGCACCAGCACCGCGTTGCGCCGGTCCGGCGCGAGACGCCCCCACGTCTCGAACGCCAGCCTTAGCTCCGGGAGTTCACCCCCCGCCTCCAGCGTCAGCGGCCGTTCGCGCACATGCCAACGGCGCCGCCCGGGCGGGTCCCCCTCCCGCCAGGCCCCGGAGGCCGGCGGGAGGGGGACCGGGGACGGGGGAGTCACGGCGTTCAGGACGCGCCCTTCGCCGCGCGGAACCCGGCCTCCAGATCGGCCTTGAGGTCGGCGAGGTTCTCGATGCCGACCGACAGGCGCACCAGGCCGGGGGAGGTGCCGGTCGCCGCCAACTGCTCGGCGTCCAGCTGGCTGTGGGTGGTGGACGCCGGATGGATGATGAGGCTGCGCACGTCCCCGATGTTGGCGAGGTGGCTGAACAGCTCGACGGCGTCCACGAACCGCTTGCCCGCCTCCACGCCGTCCCGCAGCTCGAAGGAGAGCACCGCGCCCGCGCCGCGCGGCAGATACCGCCGGGCCGCCTCGTACCAGCGGCTGGACTCCAGCCCCGGGTAGTGGACGGCGGCGACCTCGTCGCGCTGCTCCAGCCACTCCGCCAGCGCCTGCGCGTTCTCCGAGTGCCGTTCGATCCGCAGGCTCAGCGTCTCCACGCCCTGCAGCAGCAGGAACGCGGAGTGCGGGGAGAGGGCGGGCCCGAGGTCGCGCAGCAGTTGCACCCGCAGCTTGACGGCGAAGGCGCCCGGGCCGAGCGCCGGCCAGTACCGCAGACCGTGGTAGCTGGGGTCGGGCTCGGAGAAGTCCG encodes:
- a CDS encoding alpha/beta fold hydrolase, which gives rise to MEYAVHHRTVTVDGLEVFYREAGDPGAPTVVLLHGFPTSSHMFRGLIPALADRYHVIAPDHIGFGRSAVPALQDFPYTFDALTDITEGLLRRLGVERFAMYVMDYGAPIGWRLALRGPDRITAIVTQNGNAYEEGLVPEFWKDVFAYGEHPGPDTEAPMRTALTPEGVRWQYLTGVPDPSLVSPDAWTHDLALLDRPGNDLIQLRLFRDYPTNVALYPKVHQCFRDSQVPLLAVWGANDPIFGPAGAEAFRQDLPDAEVRLLDTGHFALESHLGTIAGAMRDFLGRVLV
- a CDS encoding pyridoxamine 5'-phosphate oxidase family protein, with the translated sequence MNASGFHEGERAVQARAGATEEAARLHGMLRPPWLGGGLRAALAARTFAVLTARDRDGALWISPLTGEPGFLDGDGTTLTVAAAPRAGDPLHALPVPQPAGLLAIDLGLRRRIRVNGRLTDGTDGALTIEAEQAFGNCPAYIRPRLLAPDATAPAGASAPTAVRAGLDDRDRALIEGADTFFLGTTHPDRGTDASHKGGAPGFVRVEGGELWWPDYAGNNLFTSLGNLTVDPAAALLFLDFTTGRTLHLSGEATVEWRDPAAAGDEGGTGRRVRFRPRRVRGSRIPLREAAPVP
- a CDS encoding MOSC and FAD-binding oxidoreductase domain-containing protein, coding for MPSLLSVNVGLPQDVPWQGRTVRTGVWKHSVSGPVMARRLNLDGDGQGDTQGHGGEQRAVLVYQIDSYRYWQRHLGRDDFVPGQFGENLTVDGLPDDEVCIGDRYRIGEAEFEVTQPRVTCYRVGLRMGVPEMPALLVAHHRPGFYLRVVREGLIRAGDPIVRTRTGPGALTVADTDALLYLPGRDPALLRRALAIPALSPGWQGSFRDLLAAQDGEPAADAPAWEGFRSLRVSAVTAETDTVVSLHLTSADGTPLPDARAGQYLTVRVPGTARPAPIRSYSLSAVPGADGYRISVKHEPHGTASGYLTTALRPGAVLEAAAPRGDFVLDAGTEPVLLVSAGIGVTPVLGMLHELAARSPDRDVWWLHGARGPREHPLAAEAHAVLGSLPHAHEHVFYSAATPEERDRAHAAPGRLTPDAVRALGVPPEASAYVCGPASFMTDMRRALTDAGIDPARVHTELFATLPPLTPGLTGTGAPAPHPPPGPPGTGPRVTFARSGVTAPFPDGAHSLLDLADACDVPARWSCRTGVCHTCVTPVLSGEVGYAPAPLEPPPAGQALICCSRPRTDVVLDM
- a CDS encoding MarR family winged helix-turn-helix transcriptional regulator yields the protein MSGPEVPSPTVPADDPTGLQSFAVLLRRMNSEFNRITQEFAQAQGLHLTDMQALIAILDADPEAGPMTPGRLRRQLNLTSGAVTACLDRLERAGHIHRVRAADDRRVVHLHYAEPARAVARDYFRPLAERTDTALSRFSPDELAVVVRFLRELNAELVPLRADPA
- a CDS encoding MMPL family transporter, whose protein sequence is MRTAPRWARWLVPVVLLLVWLGVGGALGPYAGKLGEVATNDQAAFLPQSAESTQVLKAREAFDQSETLPAIVVWTADGEKVSEAERAEATRAVAALAGEPGIVGRPSPALPSDDGEALQAVVQLRPDLGDDLEPTLDAVRAAAGSVSGTTAQIAGPAASQADLSDAFAGIDGLLLGVALGAVLVILLLVYRSVLLPLLIILGSVFALALACAVVYVLADHDVVRVDGQVQGILSILVIGAATDYALLLAARFREELARGGDRAAAALAAVRRSFGAITASAATVALGLLALLASDLTNNRALGPVGAIGIVCAVLSTLTFLPAVLALLGRAAYWPSKPQPAEESAQGRGVWRRVAATVAGRPRRTWVVTALVLGVFAVFSPQLSSKGVPLDEIFVNDAPSVSAQRTLGEHFPGGSGNPAVIIASADRVDEVTAAAEDTEGVASAGAVSKSGRPGGGEPLVVDGRVRVDATLKAAADSDAAKAAVERLRAEVHAIPGADALVGGYTAQQYDTQETAARDRTVIVPVVLVIILLILMLLLRSLLVPVLLVATVALNFLATLGVSTLVFEHLLGFSGTDASVPLYGFVFLVALGVDYNIFLMSRVREEALLHGHREGVLRGLTTTGGVITSAGVVLAATFAALMVIPLAFLVQIAFIVAFGVLLDTLVVRSLLVPALMIDIGRRAWWPSSLARREPEPVEAAVEETV
- a CDS encoding helix-turn-helix domain-containing protein, coding for MTQDDDGDLDTLVRRRIRALRVAQGWSLEDLATRARVSQSTLSRIENGQRRLALDQLVTLARALDTTLDQLVETATDDVIVNPTVDAAHAQKRWPVRAEPGMTVIRRRLTGPPPDNPARMRAHPGREWLVVLSGTAVLLLGNRRLRVETDQAAEFPTMLPHAIGAEGGPCEILGIFDRDARRGHQRGRDTRPAP
- a CDS encoding class I SAM-dependent methyltransferase, yielding MSHTHHHTGDLAEILDLDADVMARHTASIAAWLPVETAPRQILDLGCGTGAGTLTLLERFPTARVTAVDASATHLDRLREHAAAAGAADRVRLVQADLDAPSWPGLDTPDLVWASASLHHLADPDGALRRVRELLAPGGLFAVVELAGFPRFLPPEAPADAPGLEERCHAAGDHRHADHVPHRGADWGDKLTRAGFTVAGQRTVDVEIGPPAPEPVRRYALAGWTRMRGNAAATLDARDLAAFDALLDPTGPDGLLHRPDLTLRTRREVWAARRP
- a CDS encoding sulfite exporter TauE/SafE family protein, with the protein product MNGPTELYGLAAGLVIALVTAPVGVSGAVFLLPVQLSVFGVPSPAVTPTNLLYNVVAGPGALLRHLREGTLAGPLVRLLVLGTLPGVVIGAVVRVFAVPGATAFRFLVAGLLTPLGLWLVARTLRPARTPRRAEPSPRAVVTLALAVGVVGGIYGIGGGSLLGPILVGRGMRVAVVAPAALASTFATSVVGAAAFAVLALTGSGDVAPDWSLGLACGVGGLIGGYLGARLQPRLPERALRLLLGALAAGVGALYVVRALG
- a CDS encoding DUF1684 domain-containing protein, giving the protein MTVQDTVTDLAAFTSAWEEWHRHKDASLAREHGFLAITGLHWLDTEPRRFPDAPGAWWTDGEGVGVDLAEGEELVVDGTPVRGRHTFGVIPERGGVEAVWGDAVIEVAKRGGQDLIRPRHPENPLRTRFAGTPAYAPHPRWVVTGTYTPFAEPRPTTVGAAVEGLQHVYDAPGEISFRIDGTPLRLTAFNGHTPGSLQVLFTDATSGVTTYAANRSLSIDAPAADGTVTLDFNRATNLPCAYTDLATCPLPPAEYRLPVPVEAGERIPYERTKPIAG
- the metX gene encoding homoserine O-acetyltransferase MetX; translation: MNAVTPPSPVPLPPASGAWREGDPPGRRRWHVRERPLTLEAGGELPELRLAFETWGRLAPDRRNAVLVLHALTGDSHAAGPAGPGHPTAGWWDALIGPGRALDTDRYFVVAPNVLGGCQGSTGPSSPGPSGRPWGGDFPFLTQRDQVAAEVGLADALGVERWALVLGGSMGGMRALEWAVTHPERTDALLLIATTAAASAEQIAWAGVQTHAIRSDPAWRGGHYHHTGTGPDAGLGQARRIAHVTYRSEPELRSRFGRTPQGAEDPWDGGRYQVESYLDHHAAKLVRRFDAGSYVVLSEAMNSHDVGRGRGGARAALRRVRARTLVAAVDSDRLYPPSQQAELAAGIPGADTARVIESPYGHDGFLIETDQVAGLVRELLPPAARTTARPAPSPLSQEHA